From a single Methylacidiphilum kamchatkense Kam1 genomic region:
- a CDS encoding DUF2017 family protein encodes MKIREENEELVILFEPTERELLLSSLFELRKHYQQEISQLPEPLKKFWLGELSRDPQLQSEFDDLIEDLSSERIELRSERLRLLEKWLSRESPLRNPSKGYLRIAKKDIDQFLCLLNDRRLTLAIIHGITEEQMDWDPFLIKSKPLQQAIWEIHFLAYLQENCISYLMG; translated from the coding sequence GTGAAGATTAGGGAGGAAAATGAGGAATTGGTGATTCTTTTCGAACCGACCGAAAGAGAATTGCTTTTAAGTTCTCTTTTTGAGCTCAGGAAACATTATCAGCAAGAAATTTCGCAACTTCCTGAACCTTTAAAAAAGTTTTGGTTGGGTGAGCTCAGCCGAGATCCACAGCTTCAGTCTGAATTTGATGACCTCATAGAAGATTTATCATCCGAAAGAATCGAGTTGCGTTCGGAAAGACTTCGTTTGTTAGAAAAATGGCTTTCTAGGGAAAGCCCCTTACGTAATCCATCCAAAGGATATTTGCGGATTGCTAAAAAGGATATCGATCAATTTTTATGCCTATTAAATGATCGCCGATTAACTCTAGCTATAATCCATGGAATCACTGAGGAACAAATGGACTGGGATCCATTTTTAATCAAATCCAAGCCCTTGCAGCAAGCAATTTGGGAAATTCATTTTTTAGCTTATCTTCAAGAAAATTGTATTTCGTATTTAATGGGTTAA
- the clpS gene encoding ATP-dependent Clp protease adapter ClpS translates to MAVEQLTSPDVIKEESVEEKVKEAFDQLWGVIVWNDPINLMSYVVYVFQRVLKMSKQDATRHMLEVHNKGKSMVAKETKEKAELLVHQLQGFGLQATMEKT, encoded by the coding sequence ATGGCGGTTGAGCAATTAACAAGTCCTGATGTAATAAAAGAAGAGTCAGTCGAAGAGAAGGTTAAGGAGGCCTTCGATCAACTTTGGGGAGTAATTGTCTGGAATGATCCAATTAATTTAATGAGTTATGTTGTTTATGTTTTTCAGAGAGTGCTTAAGATGAGCAAGCAGGACGCTACACGTCATATGCTGGAGGTGCATAATAAAGGGAAAAGTATGGTAGCAAAAGAAACCAAAGAAAAAGCTGAGCTTTTGGTTCACCAATTACAAGGGTTTGGTTTGCAAGCAACAATGGAGAAAACGTGA
- the moeB gene encoding molybdopterin-synthase adenylyltransferase MoeB yields the protein MKSFIPRVEKTFSSMELSLEEIKRYGRHLIMPEVTLEGQKKLKAAKVLAVGTGGLGSPLLLYLASAGIGTLGIVDFDVVDHSNLHRQVIHKTKNVGKPKIESAIETILEINPNVKVVPYEMALRSENALEIIKEYDCVVDGTDNFPTRYLVNDACVLLGKPNVYGSIFRFEGQSTVFWAEKGPCYRCLYPEPPEPGMVPSCAEGGVLGVLPGVIGVLQAIETVKLILGIGKPLIGRLLHFDALQMRFREYVLRKDPDCPLCGKNPTIKELIDYEAFCGLNNQPPLDLNNGVPSISVEELKRALDNGEDFILIDVREEHEYQIARIPNAKLIPLGQLHARLHELDSSRKIVVHCKLGGRSMKACRMLLNAGFKNIWNVHGGIDAWSQLIDPTVPRY from the coding sequence ATGAAAAGTTTTATACCGAGAGTTGAAAAGACATTTTCTAGTATGGAGTTATCTCTTGAAGAAATCAAACGCTATGGTCGTCATCTGATCATGCCGGAGGTAACTTTAGAAGGTCAAAAAAAACTGAAAGCAGCAAAAGTGTTAGCTGTGGGAACAGGGGGACTAGGCTCTCCTCTGCTTCTCTATCTGGCCTCCGCTGGGATTGGAACTTTAGGTATTGTGGATTTTGATGTTGTCGATCATTCGAATCTGCATAGACAGGTCATTCATAAAACAAAAAATGTAGGAAAACCAAAAATAGAATCAGCTATTGAGACTATTTTAGAAATAAATCCAAATGTCAAAGTTGTACCCTATGAGATGGCATTAAGATCTGAAAATGCCTTAGAGATAATTAAGGAATATGATTGTGTTGTCGATGGTACCGATAACTTTCCAACCCGTTACTTAGTGAATGATGCCTGTGTGCTTTTAGGTAAACCTAATGTATATGGTTCGATTTTCCGGTTTGAGGGACAATCTACTGTTTTCTGGGCTGAAAAGGGGCCGTGTTATCGGTGTCTTTATCCAGAACCCCCTGAACCTGGAATGGTTCCAAGTTGTGCTGAAGGAGGAGTATTAGGAGTATTGCCGGGAGTTATAGGGGTTTTGCAGGCCATTGAAACCGTCAAATTAATTCTGGGCATAGGCAAACCATTAATCGGTCGTTTACTCCATTTTGATGCTTTGCAAATGCGTTTTCGGGAATATGTCCTAAGAAAAGATCCTGACTGTCCATTATGTGGGAAGAACCCAACCATAAAAGAGTTGATTGATTATGAAGCTTTTTGTGGCTTAAACAATCAACCGCCTCTGGATCTTAATAATGGCGTCCCTTCCATTTCGGTTGAGGAACTGAAACGGGCATTGGACAATGGGGAAGATTTTATTTTGATTGATGTTCGAGAAGAGCATGAATATCAGATAGCAAGAATTCCCAATGCTAAACTTATACCGTTAGGACAGTTGCATGCTAGGCTTCATGAATTAGATAGCTCTAGAAAAATTGTTGTCCATTGCAAATTGGGCGGAAGAAGCATGAAAGCTTGTCGTATGCTTTTAAACGCTGGTTTTAAGAACATTTGGAATGTTCATGGAGGCATCGATGCATGGAGTCAGTTGATTGACCCGACGGTTCCTCGCTATTAA